A single genomic interval of Aureibacillus halotolerans harbors:
- a CDS encoding iron-sulfur cluster biosynthesis family protein — translation MKLNMSKATEAKVTNMLTSSQNVLRLVYDSEGCGCAVSGVPTLYEANAKDVGSEQRADCPLPVYYWPPHQVFFGDEALTLKANETNNTFTLRNDSEILNARLTVKQPSASK, via the coding sequence ATGAAACTCAACATGTCGAAAGCGACGGAAGCTAAAGTGACGAATATGCTTACGTCTTCACAGAATGTGTTACGACTCGTATATGATTCGGAAGGGTGTGGCTGTGCCGTAAGTGGCGTGCCTACATTGTATGAAGCGAATGCCAAGGACGTGGGAAGTGAGCAACGAGCTGATTGCCCATTGCCAGTTTATTATTGGCCGCCGCATCAAGTGTTTTTTGGGGATGAGGCATTAACGCTGAAAGCCAACGAAACCAACAATACCTTTACGCTTAGAAATGACTCTGAAATTTTGAATGCACGTTTGACAGTGAAGCAACCAAGCGCTTCTAAATAA
- a CDS encoding PadR family transcriptional regulator, with amino-acid sequence MSLRYAILGLLSKEPATGYSVTREFKYRITHFWSAHHTQIYRELVKMEAEGLVRSKTIRQSDFPDKKVYAVEEKGMTLLLHWLLQTPEKKETLSMKDPRLLRVSLLHLIDIDQSMAYLASYRDQHKSAQKEIKEWQSVHLESLNNEQFGEYLTSEFAIRYMEMWSDWCEWATSVLKEYKKKGDLNETQHVESDGS; translated from the coding sequence ATGTCTTTAAGGTACGCCATTTTAGGGTTGCTCTCTAAGGAACCAGCTACAGGCTATTCAGTTACACGTGAGTTTAAATACAGGATCACGCATTTTTGGTCTGCTCATCATACGCAGATTTATCGTGAGCTTGTAAAAATGGAAGCAGAGGGTCTTGTTCGTTCGAAGACAATTCGGCAGAGTGATTTTCCTGATAAAAAAGTATACGCAGTCGAAGAAAAGGGAATGACACTTTTGCTTCATTGGCTGCTTCAAACACCAGAAAAAAAAGAAACTCTTTCGATGAAGGACCCCCGTTTGTTACGAGTTTCGTTGCTTCATTTAATTGATATTGACCAATCGATGGCCTATCTTGCATCGTATCGCGATCAGCATAAATCAGCGCAAAAAGAGATTAAAGAATGGCAATCTGTCCATCTTGAGTCATTGAACAACGAGCAGTTTGGAGAGTATTTGACATCGGAATTCGCAATTCGCTACATGGAAATGTGGAGTGATTGGTGCGAGTGGGCAACTTCGGTTCTAAAAGAGTACAAAAAGAAAGGTGATTTGAATGAAACTCAACATGTCGAAAGCGACGGAAGCTAA
- a CDS encoding HPr family phosphocarrier protein, translated as MKVKVLKPVFAEVAGQLVNTASQHSETILIKKGDWVVDAKSLLGVLALSLQPDQEVEITTTPEDQTAAEESLLSLGIFERSE; from the coding sequence ATGAAGGTAAAAGTTTTAAAGCCAGTGTTTGCAGAAGTAGCTGGTCAATTAGTGAACACAGCCAGTCAGCATTCAGAAACAATTTTAATTAAAAAAGGGGATTGGGTCGTTGATGCCAAAAGCTTGCTCGGCGTGTTGGCACTTTCCCTTCAGCCAGATCAAGAGGTAGAGATTACAACAACACCTGAAGACCAAACTGCCGCTGAAGAATCGCTCCTTTCACTTGGCATTTTTGAGCGCAGCGAATAG
- a CDS encoding SDR family NAD(P)-dependent oxidoreductase, whose product MNEQKPLVVITGASGGIGASIAKQAAKQGYRLALVGRSRTRLEKTLESIDSTDVQLFPVDIADSNQVYTLFTSIQQTMGPIDVLVNNAGFGRFIDFQEHSQEDVDQMINVNVNALMHCTRAVLPSMTKRKKGHIINVASQAGRLPTPKATVYAASKHAVIGFSQALRMEVKNDSVYVTLVNPGPVNTPFFDEADPEGTYRTKVAGMMIDADQLAAVIVQAFGKNKREINRPIWMHIGAKLYQACPPLVEFLFKSQFHSK is encoded by the coding sequence ATGAATGAGCAAAAGCCTTTGGTCGTTATTACAGGTGCCTCTGGTGGCATCGGTGCTTCAATCGCCAAACAAGCGGCGAAGCAAGGGTATCGGCTTGCCTTAGTCGGTCGGTCACGTACGCGTTTAGAAAAGACTTTAGAAAGTATTGATTCAACGGATGTTCAGCTTTTTCCTGTAGATATTGCAGATTCGAACCAAGTCTATACTCTCTTTACATCCATTCAGCAAACGATGGGACCGATTGATGTGCTTGTGAACAATGCAGGATTTGGTCGTTTTATCGATTTTCAAGAGCACTCACAAGAAGATGTTGATCAGATGATAAACGTCAATGTAAATGCACTGATGCATTGTACTCGAGCCGTCCTCCCATCCATGACAAAACGAAAAAAAGGTCATATTATCAATGTCGCCTCACAAGCAGGTCGTTTGCCAACACCAAAAGCGACCGTTTATGCAGCATCTAAGCACGCTGTCATCGGTTTTTCACAAGCGTTGCGAATGGAGGTCAAAAACGATTCAGTTTACGTAACGTTGGTGAATCCAGGTCCTGTAAATACGCCGTTTTTTGACGAAGCTGATCCAGAAGGGACGTATAGAACGAAGGTTGCCGGGATGATGATTGACGCGGATCAGCTGGCGGCTGTGATTGTTCAAGCATTTGGAAAAAACAAACGAGAAATTAATCGACCAATTTGGATGCATATAGGCGCAAAGCTCTATCAAGCGTGTCCGCCATTGGTTGAATTTCTGTTTAAAAGCCAATTTCATTCAAAGTAA
- a CDS encoding glycerophosphodiester phosphodiesterase: MDIFAHRGASKAAPENTMASFQLALANDSDGVELDVHLSADGVPVVIHDNTLLRTAGIDAEVHTLSAADLTKCNANGRWKGLHTPIPTLDKVLQWGMHTPLLFNIELKSSPTNDAHAPEKVLESVFQYSLQKRCIVSSFSAELLTHVKKVDDAIETAWLPSGPVREWSAQANACRANGIHMNQRFANKRLVSRLRSEQLYVRVYTVNTALGTMLARRMGFDGVITDKPAMARAVMKRQS; this comes from the coding sequence ATGGACATTTTTGCTCATCGTGGTGCGAGTAAGGCGGCACCAGAAAATACGATGGCTTCCTTCCAGCTTGCGTTAGCAAATGACTCGGATGGCGTTGAACTTGATGTCCATCTCTCGGCAGACGGTGTCCCTGTTGTCATCCACGACAACACCTTGCTTCGCACAGCGGGCATAGATGCTGAGGTGCATACACTGTCCGCGGCGGACCTGACCAAATGCAATGCAAATGGTCGCTGGAAAGGTCTCCACACGCCAATTCCGACACTAGATAAAGTGCTTCAATGGGGAATGCACACGCCGCTTTTGTTTAATATTGAACTCAAATCCTCTCCTACAAACGATGCACATGCTCCAGAAAAAGTATTGGAAAGCGTATTTCAGTATAGCCTTCAAAAGAGATGCATCGTATCTAGCTTTTCAGCAGAGCTTCTAACACACGTCAAAAAGGTTGATGACGCGATTGAAACGGCCTGGCTCCCTTCTGGTCCTGTCAGAGAGTGGTCGGCACAAGCTAACGCTTGTCGTGCGAACGGAATTCATATGAACCAGCGCTTTGCAAATAAGAGACTTGTCTCTCGCCTTCGCAGCGAGCAGCTCTATGTACGTGTGTACACCGTGAACACAGCGTTAGGTACGATGCTAGCACGACGGATGGGTTTTGATGGCGTGATCACCGACAAACCAGCTATGGCTCGCGCTGTTATGAAACGTCAAAGCTAA
- the rnz gene encoding ribonuclease Z: protein MKLTFLGTGAGLPSKSRNVSSLALQWTEGMFDTWLFDCGEATQIQLLHTPIKPGRITKIFISHLHGDHIFGLPGFLSSRSFQGGEATPLEIYGPEGIAAYIETSLQISETKVAYPIIIHDLTQGILFENDVAIVEAKSLQHTIPSYGFRIVEKDKPGALLVDRLVEDGVQPGPHYQQIKDGQQVALPDGRVLNGKEYIGEAKKGRVVTILGDTSYCEAAIELAEDADLLIHEATYAEADKAEQAKDYGHSTALQAAEVAHKARVRQLVLTHLSSRYQDEDELHSLLLDARNLHENMLLASDLLTIELRLSEKD, encoded by the coding sequence ATGAAACTGACGTTTTTAGGGACAGGCGCAGGGTTGCCTTCAAAATCACGGAATGTCTCATCGCTAGCGTTGCAATGGACAGAGGGGATGTTTGACACCTGGCTGTTTGATTGCGGAGAAGCCACGCAGATCCAACTATTGCACACACCTATTAAGCCTGGTCGGATTACAAAAATCTTTATTAGCCACCTGCATGGGGATCATATATTTGGACTGCCTGGTTTTTTAAGCTCCAGGTCATTTCAAGGAGGCGAGGCGACGCCGCTAGAGATTTATGGTCCAGAAGGCATCGCTGCGTATATTGAAACGTCATTGCAGATTAGCGAAACAAAAGTGGCGTATCCAATCATTATTCATGATCTGACCCAAGGTATCTTGTTTGAAAACGACGTTGCTATCGTCGAGGCAAAATCTCTTCAACACACGATCCCATCGTACGGTTTTCGCATTGTCGAGAAGGACAAGCCAGGGGCTTTGCTCGTGGATCGTCTTGTGGAGGACGGTGTGCAACCAGGTCCACATTACCAGCAAATCAAGGATGGACAGCAGGTTGCCCTTCCAGATGGGCGTGTGTTGAATGGAAAAGAGTACATCGGAGAAGCGAAAAAAGGCAGAGTGGTCACCATTCTCGGGGACACCTCTTACTGCGAAGCGGCTATTGAGCTTGCCGAAGATGCCGATTTGCTCATCCACGAAGCAACTTATGCGGAGGCAGATAAAGCCGAGCAAGCGAAGGATTATGGGCATTCAACGGCATTGCAGGCAGCAGAGGTGGCTCATAAAGCACGGGTTCGTCAGCTAGTCCTTACGCATTTGTCTTCACGTTATCAGGATGAGGATGAGCTCCATTCGCTGTTATTAGATGCGAGAAACCTTCATGAAAACATGCTGCTTGCGAGTGATTTACTCACCATCGAGCTTCGGCTTTCTGAGAAGGATTGA
- a CDS encoding DNA polymerase IV: MQHSAKPQSHRVIFHIDLNSFFASVEMLLRPELKKHPVAVARTSSQRLGIVVTSNYLARQQGVKTTMPVWKAKQHCRDLVIVPPHFDEYRAYSRRFFSLLRTYTDAVEPASIDEAYLDVSDWRGDYVALAKTIQDELLDKVGLPCSIGIAPNKFLAKMASDLKKPLGISVLRKRDWPRLFYDKPIEVIHGIGEKMGEKLRQAGYDNVQQLAEANPAKMAELFGPKSIRLIDKAQGVDDRMVDPERAEKRKSVGVSSTFDADLRTLSSCERELKKLAAKLSERLSDKQLAGFSLTVQIKYASFETTSKTTSFLSPLSSETDIVEQAAALFTLLWNKDSVRLLGLSIGKLVSDQQQSTQLNLFTFEREISQYEQRRKREEEKE, translated from the coding sequence GTGCAGCATTCAGCGAAACCCCAATCCCATCGTGTTATTTTCCATATTGATTTGAATAGTTTTTTTGCAAGTGTTGAGATGCTTCTAAGACCAGAGCTTAAGAAGCATCCTGTAGCCGTTGCCAGAACGAGCAGTCAGCGTTTAGGGATTGTGGTGACGAGCAATTATTTAGCAAGACAACAAGGTGTGAAAACGACAATGCCCGTTTGGAAAGCAAAGCAACATTGTCGCGACCTTGTCATTGTCCCTCCTCATTTCGATGAATATCGAGCGTACTCAAGGCGTTTCTTTTCTCTCCTTCGTACGTACACTGATGCTGTGGAGCCTGCATCAATTGACGAAGCCTATCTTGATGTGAGCGATTGGAGGGGAGATTATGTGGCGCTTGCGAAAACCATTCAAGACGAGCTCTTGGACAAGGTAGGGTTGCCTTGCAGCATAGGCATCGCGCCAAACAAGTTTTTAGCAAAAATGGCTTCTGATCTTAAAAAACCGCTCGGCATTAGCGTCTTAAGAAAAAGAGACTGGCCGCGTCTTTTTTACGATAAGCCGATTGAAGTCATTCATGGCATTGGGGAGAAAATGGGCGAAAAGCTTCGTCAGGCGGGATACGATAATGTCCAACAGCTTGCTGAAGCCAACCCAGCCAAAATGGCAGAACTATTTGGACCAAAATCCATTCGTCTCATTGATAAAGCACAAGGCGTAGATGACCGAATGGTTGACCCAGAACGCGCAGAAAAACGAAAAAGCGTCGGTGTTTCATCTACCTTTGATGCCGACTTACGTACATTATCCTCGTGCGAGCGAGAGCTCAAAAAGCTCGCAGCAAAATTAAGTGAACGACTATCTGACAAACAGCTAGCTGGGTTCTCATTGACGGTGCAAATTAAATACGCGTCTTTTGAGACGACATCTAAAACGACAAGCTTTTTATCGCCACTTTCATCTGAAACAGATATTGTTGAACAAGCGGCAGCACTATTCACTCTTCTATGGAACAAAGACTCCGTTCGTTTGCTTGGCTTATCCATAGGCAAGCTTGTTTCTGATCAGCAACAGAGCACTCAGCTCAATTTATTTACATTTGAGCGCGAGATTTCCCAATATGAACAACGACGAAAGAGAGAGGAGGAAAAGGAATGA
- a CDS encoding M20/M25/M40 family metallo-hydrolase, whose product MVNSERLINEFLELVQVNSETKDERGICDLLINKFSALNLHVIEDDSAKVTGHGAGNLICTLPATGEGDSLFFTSHMDTVAPGRNIQPQRTDGWITSDGTTVLGADDKAGVAAMLEAIRVLSETAVPHPQIQFVVTAGEESGLAGSRAMKREQIDAVMGFALDSDGEVGAIVTKAPAQHKLDMRIIGKSAHAGVAPEKGISAITVAAKAIAAMKLGRIDEETTANIGRFEGGQATNVVCEQVSLLAEARSLQNEKVLKQVSHMKETIEKTAEAYKAKAEINTWEMYPGYFHEDDSPVVKRAIRSMASIGRSATIVQSGGGSDANIFSGFGIPTINLGLGYEGIHTTEERIPESELIKAAELIVAIASEA is encoded by the coding sequence ATGGTGAACTCTGAACGACTTATAAATGAATTCCTAGAACTTGTGCAAGTAAACTCTGAGACAAAAGATGAAAGAGGCATTTGTGATCTATTAATCAACAAATTTTCAGCCCTCAACTTGCATGTGATTGAAGACGATAGCGCCAAAGTGACGGGGCATGGGGCAGGGAATCTAATTTGTACATTGCCCGCAACAGGGGAAGGCGACTCTTTGTTTTTTACGTCACATATGGATACCGTCGCACCAGGGAGAAATATTCAACCGCAGCGTACCGATGGTTGGATTACCTCCGATGGGACGACAGTGCTCGGGGCAGATGACAAGGCAGGGGTCGCCGCGATGCTTGAGGCGATTCGAGTGCTTAGTGAAACAGCGGTGCCTCATCCGCAAATTCAATTTGTCGTCACTGCCGGAGAAGAATCTGGTTTAGCGGGATCCCGGGCAATGAAGCGAGAGCAAATTGACGCGGTTATGGGATTCGCCCTCGATTCAGATGGTGAGGTTGGAGCCATTGTTACGAAAGCCCCTGCCCAGCATAAGCTCGACATGCGCATTATTGGCAAATCAGCACATGCTGGCGTCGCGCCTGAGAAAGGCATTTCAGCTATTACCGTGGCGGCAAAAGCGATTGCAGCTATGAAGTTAGGGCGAATTGATGAAGAAACAACTGCAAATATCGGTCGTTTTGAAGGCGGGCAGGCGACGAATGTCGTTTGTGAGCAAGTGAGTTTGCTCGCCGAGGCACGTTCGTTGCAAAATGAGAAGGTGTTGAAGCAAGTAAGCCATATGAAGGAAACGATTGAAAAAACGGCTGAAGCATACAAAGCAAAAGCAGAAATTAACACTTGGGAAATGTATCCTGGGTATTTTCACGAGGACGATAGTCCAGTAGTGAAGCGTGCGATTCGAAGTATGGCATCGATAGGTCGTTCAGCAACCATTGTGCAGAGCGGTGGTGGCAGTGATGCCAATATTTTCTCCGGTTTCGGCATCCCAACGATTAATTTAGGGCTTGGATATGAAGGCATCCATACGACCGAGGAACGCATTCCTGAGAGTGAATTAATTAAAGCAGCGGAGCTGATTGTCGCGATTGCAAGTGAAGCGTAA
- a CDS encoding acyl-CoA carboxylase subunit beta translates to MKIKNNSQSIQRIAQIVDDGSFQEIMSGVTTRVMVGGLKGDGLIAGTGLISGYPIAVFSQDFNYMGGSVGEMHAQKMAAIIRLARELHMPLVGLIDSGGARIQEGILALEGYGSVFQELVHASGEIPLISVMLGVCAGGAVYGPALTDIVIMNEAKAQMFITGPRVIQQATGEKVKIDAYGSPAVHAVLSGTVDIMATDESNAIERAKQLLLFHAQPKVSANRTIEKQALVLPSESKKTYDMKSVISYVLDDLSFMEMKPRHAMNVITGFGRLFGQSVGIIANQPKYKAGVLDILASEKAARFIQLCNAWRIPVLSFMDAVGFYPSTQEETNGLIRKGARLLYAFGKATVPKITLIVRKGYGGAYVAMNCKSMGADAVFALDTAEISVMGIEAARSVLNEKHMGTLEASDGLTDGLKYGFVDDVLQWKEVALVLSNTLARLDRKRVDVKPTTFGNPPV, encoded by the coding sequence ATGAAGATCAAAAACAACAGCCAAAGTATTCAGCGAATCGCGCAGATTGTAGACGACGGCTCATTTCAAGAAATTATGTCAGGTGTTACCACGCGGGTTATGGTTGGTGGTCTAAAAGGAGATGGCTTGATTGCTGGCACAGGCTTGATATCAGGCTACCCAATTGCAGTTTTTTCACAGGATTTTAATTATATGGGTGGTTCGGTCGGTGAAATGCATGCTCAAAAGATGGCAGCTATTATCCGATTGGCAAGAGAGCTTCACATGCCTCTAGTTGGATTAATCGATTCAGGAGGCGCCAGAATTCAAGAAGGGATTTTAGCCTTAGAGGGGTATGGAAGTGTTTTTCAGGAGCTTGTCCATGCGTCAGGAGAAATTCCTTTGATCTCTGTGATGCTTGGTGTTTGTGCAGGAGGAGCTGTATATGGCCCTGCTTTAACGGACATTGTAATTATGAATGAAGCGAAGGCGCAAATGTTTATTACAGGTCCAAGAGTTATACAGCAAGCGACGGGGGAAAAGGTGAAAATTGATGCCTATGGTTCGCCTGCCGTTCACGCCGTGTTAAGTGGGACGGTCGATATCATGGCAACAGATGAGTCGAATGCGATAGAACGGGCAAAGCAGCTTTTGCTGTTTCATGCACAGCCTAAGGTATCCGCCAATCGAACGATAGAGAAACAAGCGCTTGTCCTTCCTAGCGAATCAAAAAAAACGTACGATATGAAAAGTGTGATTTCATACGTCTTAGACGATCTGAGCTTCATGGAAATGAAGCCACGGCATGCCATGAATGTCATTACGGGCTTTGGAAGATTATTTGGTCAATCGGTCGGGATCATTGCCAATCAACCTAAATACAAGGCGGGAGTCCTTGATATTCTCGCATCAGAAAAGGCAGCGCGTTTTATCCAACTCTGTAATGCATGGCGTATTCCAGTCCTTTCTTTTATGGATGCAGTCGGCTTTTATCCGAGCACGCAAGAAGAAACCAATGGATTGATTCGCAAAGGGGCCAGGCTTCTATATGCGTTCGGAAAAGCTACAGTGCCTAAAATAACGTTGATTGTGCGTAAAGGGTATGGTGGGGCTTACGTCGCAATGAATTGTAAGAGCATGGGCGCAGATGCGGTATTCGCCCTTGATACGGCTGAAATCTCCGTGATGGGCATTGAAGCGGCACGCAGCGTTCTAAACGAAAAGCATATGGGCACACTAGAAGCCTCAGATGGTTTAACCGATGGATTGAAATATGGATTTGTTGATGATGTCCTTCAATGGAAGGAGGTCGCACTAGTGCTATCAAACACGCTTGCGAGGTTAGACAGAAAGCGCGTGGACGTCAAGCCAACGACTTTCGGGAATCCACCTGTCTAA
- the prli42 gene encoding stressosome-associated protein Prli42 has protein sequence MSKKMTKIVVYLMIATMLLSTLFAGAMSFF, from the coding sequence ATGTCTAAAAAAATGACGAAAATCGTAGTGTACCTTATGATTGCTACAATGTTGCTGTCCACTCTTTTTGCGGGAGCGATGTCGTTCTTCTAA
- a CDS encoding L,D-transpeptidase — MRIFFFGVLLSLLIPFGAFGPTPNPGDPFIIISKRTNELAYYEDNQVVLRAPAATGVNAEDTPEGVFMIVVKAENPYDRRRDIEGGDPRNPLGSRWIGFDARHTDGRIYGIHGNSNPDSIGKKVTNGCIRLHEQDIQALFASVPYGTKVLITNEDRPIEELALSYLNRQTPNTMHKKALP, encoded by the coding sequence ATGCGGATCTTTTTCTTCGGCGTATTGTTGTCTCTTTTGATCCCTTTTGGAGCCTTTGGTCCGACCCCTAACCCAGGGGATCCATTTATCATTATTTCAAAACGCACGAATGAGCTTGCCTATTATGAAGACAATCAGGTTGTTCTTCGGGCACCGGCAGCAACTGGGGTAAATGCTGAAGATACACCTGAAGGCGTGTTTATGATCGTAGTAAAAGCAGAAAATCCCTATGACCGGAGACGGGACATTGAGGGCGGTGACCCGCGGAATCCACTCGGCTCAAGATGGATTGGTTTCGATGCACGCCATACGGATGGTCGAATCTATGGCATTCATGGCAATAGCAATCCTGACTCGATTGGGAAAAAGGTAACGAACGGCTGTATTCGACTCCATGAGCAAGATATTCAAGCACTGTTCGCAAGCGTCCCTTATGGCACAAAAGTGCTCATCACAAATGAGGATCGTCCGATTGAAGAGCTGGCACTCTCATACCTTAACCGGCAAACCCCAAATACAATGCACAAAAAAGCGCTGCCCTAA
- a CDS encoding aromatic acid exporter family protein, translating to MYRIGYRTIKTAVGTAVAIALAQGLGLPNATSAGILAILCIKPSQKKTVVSSLHRFVACLLGILFSFVFFEGLGYSPVVIGLLLLFFIPITVMLRVEEGIITSSVIILHMYLGGNFTWLNIWQEVQLISVGIGMALLMNVYSPKNETSLKEIQQKLEAQYSQIFIEIAAFFRDGRMDWNGEEITLAAECIRKGKELSLRNAETYTFKNRDHYYHYFTMRDKQFDILERILPTVSRMTVTVRQGDMIADFLTQLSVSVHPGNTAHVHLERLEKLKESLKRTPLPVNREEFEVRALLYYFITEMERYLDIKKEFKALKDISKSKSKRNDAREL from the coding sequence ATGTATCGCATAGGGTACCGAACAATAAAAACGGCGGTTGGAACGGCAGTTGCAATTGCATTAGCCCAAGGGTTGGGACTGCCTAACGCAACTTCTGCGGGCATTTTAGCCATTTTGTGCATTAAGCCTTCGCAAAAAAAGACTGTGGTGAGCTCGTTGCACCGCTTTGTCGCTTGTTTGTTAGGCATCCTATTTTCGTTTGTGTTTTTTGAGGGGCTTGGGTATTCACCTGTCGTCATTGGGCTATTATTGCTCTTCTTTATACCAATCACCGTCATGTTGAGGGTCGAGGAAGGGATTATTACGAGCTCGGTCATCATCTTGCATATGTATTTGGGAGGAAACTTCACTTGGCTGAACATATGGCAGGAAGTGCAGTTAATTTCAGTTGGCATCGGTATGGCGTTGCTCATGAATGTCTATAGTCCGAAAAATGAAACGTCCTTAAAGGAAATTCAACAGAAGCTTGAAGCTCAATACAGTCAGATATTTATAGAAATCGCTGCGTTTTTTAGAGATGGACGAATGGATTGGAATGGTGAGGAGATTACTCTTGCGGCTGAGTGCATTCGGAAGGGGAAGGAGCTCAGTCTGCGTAATGCAGAAACCTATACGTTTAAAAACCGCGATCATTATTATCACTATTTTACAATGAGGGACAAGCAATTTGATATTCTTGAACGAATTCTGCCGACTGTTTCCCGAATGACAGTCACTGTGAGGCAAGGGGACATGATTGCGGATTTTTTAACTCAGCTTAGTGTATCTGTTCATCCAGGAAATACAGCTCACGTACACTTGGAGAGGCTAGAAAAGCTGAAGGAGAGTTTGAAGCGAACACCACTTCCTGTGAATCGCGAGGAGTTTGAGGTTCGAGCGTTGTTGTATTATTTTATCACTGAGATGGAGCGCTACTTGGATATAAAAAAAGAATTTAAAGCACTTAAGGATATAAGCAAGTCAAAGAGTAAAAGGAACGATGCACGGGAACTCTAA
- a CDS encoding BrxA/BrxB family bacilliredoxin has translation MTFTIFHPSGEDYVALARKEAEEAGFKSLYTVDEVNDTLASDGVTLVLVNSICGCAGGIARPAGKAILEELNKPIQAVTVFAGQQKEATSRARELFSGFAPSSPAFAVLENGAIKGMVERQEIEGFAPEEVVAKLKHLLT, from the coding sequence ATGACCTTTACAATATTTCACCCAAGTGGGGAAGACTATGTGGCACTTGCACGAAAGGAAGCAGAAGAGGCAGGTTTTAAAAGCCTGTATACTGTCGATGAAGTGAACGACACTTTGGCAAGCGATGGAGTGACGCTTGTGCTTGTCAATTCCATTTGTGGATGCGCAGGCGGAATTGCAAGACCAGCAGGCAAAGCGATTCTCGAGGAACTAAACAAACCTATCCAAGCCGTCACAGTGTTTGCTGGACAGCAAAAGGAAGCCACATCGAGAGCACGAGAATTGTTTTCAGGCTTTGCTCCGTCGTCTCCAGCATTTGCCGTCCTAGAAAATGGTGCTATAAAAGGCATGGTTGAACGTCAAGAAATTGAAGGCTTTGCCCCTGAAGAGGTTGTAGCCAAGCTAAAGCATCTTTTGACTTGA